One stretch of Cetobacterium sp. NK01 DNA includes these proteins:
- a CDS encoding MATE family efflux transporter — protein MQKKLLNDNLFKLIFKYGVPSILTMWIFSLYTIVDGIFIGKFLGAKSLAAVNIVMPYVNFSFAIGIMVAVGSSTMIAIQLGAGEDSKALKSYSISLQLFMVFSSLLSLVGIFFPEKVVKILGANDIILEEASTYLFYLSFFTLFYMLSYGFESFVRIEGSPNYSLLCILGGAIMNIVLDYFLIVILDMGIKGAAIATGTAQMTTALMLGYFLLFKAKKLKYNFTKFNLKTVRSILYNGSSEFLTEMATGVVIMAFNINIMAIIGNDGISAFSVISYISTLVTMTMIGFSQGLQPIISFNYGAQSNKRVLKILKIGTITVFSLGIFFFFLINIFSNELVSIFIKENKELFTLTKEAVIYYSFTYILMGINIIISSYFTAVEDAFISSILSVLRGLIFINILLFLLPGIFNTKGIWLSAPVNELIMLIISSIFFIKNGYKKIIQ, from the coding sequence ATGCAAAAAAAATTACTAAATGATAATCTTTTTAAACTTATTTTTAAATATGGAGTTCCATCCATTCTGACCATGTGGATCTTCTCTTTGTATACCATAGTTGATGGAATTTTTATAGGAAAATTTCTTGGTGCTAAAAGTTTAGCTGCTGTAAATATTGTTATGCCATACGTTAATTTTTCTTTTGCAATTGGTATAATGGTTGCTGTCGGAAGTTCAACTATGATAGCTATTCAGCTTGGTGCTGGAGAAGATTCAAAAGCACTAAAATCTTATAGTATATCTTTACAATTATTTATGGTATTTAGTTCTCTTTTAAGTTTAGTTGGAATTTTTTTTCCTGAAAAAGTTGTTAAAATTTTAGGTGCAAATGATATTATTTTAGAAGAAGCTAGCACTTATCTATTTTACTTATCATTCTTTACTCTTTTTTATATGTTATCTTATGGTTTTGAAAGTTTCGTAAGAATAGAAGGAAGCCCTAATTATTCTTTACTTTGTATATTGGGTGGAGCTATTATGAATATTGTTTTAGATTATTTTTTAATAGTTATACTGGATATGGGAATTAAGGGAGCAGCTATTGCTACAGGTACAGCCCAAATGACAACTGCTTTAATGCTAGGATATTTTTTACTATTTAAAGCAAAAAAATTAAAATACAATTTCACTAAATTTAATTTAAAAACAGTAAGATCTATTTTATATAATGGGTCTTCAGAATTTTTAACTGAAATGGCAACTGGTGTAGTTATTATGGCATTCAATATAAACATAATGGCTATAATTGGAAATGATGGTATATCTGCTTTTAGTGTTATTAGTTATATTTCTACTTTAGTTACAATGACTATGATTGGTTTTTCTCAAGGATTACAGCCTATTATTAGCTTTAATTATGGTGCCCAATCTAATAAAAGAGTTCTAAAAATTTTAAAAATAGGAACAATTACTGTTTTTTCTTTAGGTATTTTCTTTTTCTTTCTAATAAATATATTTTCTAATGAACTTGTTTCTATTTTTATAAAAGAAAATAAAGAACTTTTTACCTTAACCAAAGAAGCCGTTATATATTATAGTTTTACTTATATATTAATGGGAATAAATATAATTATTAGTTCGTATTTTACAGCTGTTGAAGATGCTTTTATTTCTAGTATTTTAAGTGTTTTAAGAGGTCTTATTTTTATTAATATTTTATTATTTCTTTTACCAGGAATATTTAATACTAAGGGAATCTGGTTATCAGCTCCTGTAAACGAACTTATAATGCTTATAATTTCATCTATATTTTTTATTAAAAATGGATATAAAAAAATTATTCAGTAA
- a CDS encoding MerR family transcriptional regulator — MKKYYSIGEISKIYNISVDTLRHYEKINLLKPALKKESGYRYYSSEQIWKLNNIRNLRGLGLGLEDIKGFLETRSINSTEKILDSQLQIVKKELEKFNRLKEELLIKKLNLEYFKNDVIFGIPQLKSISKRRIIKSKGQIKEDGDIDFKIKLLSIKTLSENDFLFTENEFGGTLSRENFFQNKYDTYEEIFVINNEGTEEGDYIEKGEYVSIFYKGYYSENYKYYIKAKEFIIENNLEVIGDIFEIFHVDIHTTEDVNEYITEIQIPVIYKDKKKS, encoded by the coding sequence ATGAAAAAGTATTATTCAATAGGAGAAATAAGTAAAATTTATAATATAAGCGTTGATACTTTAAGGCATTATGAAAAAATAAATCTTTTAAAACCAGCCTTAAAAAAAGAAAGTGGTTATAGATATTATTCAAGTGAACAAATTTGGAAATTAAACAATATAAGAAATTTAAGAGGTCTTGGTCTTGGATTAGAAGATATAAAAGGTTTTTTAGAAACGAGAAGCATTAATTCAACAGAAAAAATTTTAGATTCGCAGTTACAAATTGTAAAAAAAGAATTAGAAAAATTTAATAGATTAAAAGAGGAACTTTTAATAAAGAAATTAAATTTAGAATATTTTAAAAATGATGTAATTTTTGGAATTCCTCAGCTAAAATCTATTTCTAAAAGAAGAATTATAAAATCTAAAGGACAAATTAAAGAAGATGGAGATATCGATTTTAAAATTAAACTTTTGAGTATAAAAACACTTTCGGAAAATGATTTTTTATTTACAGAAAATGAATTTGGTGGAACTTTAAGTAGGGAAAATTTTTTTCAAAATAAATATGATACCTATGAGGAAATTTTTGTCATAAATAATGAAGGAACAGAGGAAGGAGATTACATTGAAAAAGGAGAGTATGTTTCAATTTTTTATAAAGGATATTATTCTGAAAATTATAAATATTATATAAAAGCAAAGGAATTTATTATAGAAAATAATTTAGAAGTAATAGGCGATATTTTTGAAATTTTTCATGTGGATATTCATACCACAGAAGATGTAAATGAATATATAACAGAGATACAAATTCCAGTTATATATAAAGATAAAAAAAAGAGCTAA
- a CDS encoding ArsR/SmtB family transcription factor codes for MEKEIKILKALAHPLRLDIIKLLVNNENLCVCKIQEAFNIGQSNLSQHLRLLKDANILIAEKNGGWVHYSLKDKKIIKLLELLDTF; via the coding sequence ATGGAGAAAGAAATAAAAATTTTAAAGGCTCTAGCTCATCCTTTGAGACTTGATATTATAAAACTATTGGTTAATAATGAAAATTTGTGTGTTTGTAAAATTCAAGAAGCTTTTAATATAGGACAATCTAATTTATCTCAACATTTAAGGTTATTAAAAGACGCTAATATATTAATAGCAGAAAAAAATGGTGGATGGGTACACTATAGTTTAAAAGATAAAAAAATTATTAAACTATTAGAATTATTAGATACGTTCTAA